A single region of the Gasterosteus aculeatus chromosome 1, fGasAcu3.hap1.1, whole genome shotgun sequence genome encodes:
- the LOC120820588 gene encoding ankyrin repeat domain-containing protein SOWAHC-like, which produces MFTMASDCTQEAVLVFLQGKGGKATNADLIEHFKFVFPGESQERAAVRKTFKNYVDHVAFVKTEGEVKYVCLKKRFRGSERLDPEDLLPRYPHASDGRSDAAEGSSFNMPGPVQTGTTGPVPTGGVGLKPGDRLVEAEALSPEVLEEGEHGNVVARSRAPSRQLESDDDEEEEDGDEGQSDTCSLSGSEGLCSPKGSRKHFMEAMMNRSPQPRRSTVTKGSVYLSSRTDSDSASLVSSCPDDRTPVALDPLEHEWMMCALDGEWGSMHPLLTTEPSLILRKDFVTGFTCLHWAAKRGNPELMALIFNFAKQNDTPVSVDARSNAGYTPLHVAAMHNHMEVVKLLVGAYSADVEVRDYSGRKACQYLTDSVSVDIQDIIGAYERSDPEDACRGAGGRWRFSKALQSNLRPLRLLNPNDEGDSVDGEARPSQKVLRRKSSLSRMKPELHRLRLRTSQIVHRMSFREPEESGGSGKGSLKSRPKTHFFG; this is translated from the exons ATGTTTACAATGGCGTCCGACTGCACTCAAGAGGCCgttcttgtttttctgcagggGAAAGGGGGCAAAGCGACCAACGCGGATCTAATAGAGCATTTTAAGTTCGTGTTCCCGGGGGAGTCGCAGGAGAGAGCTGCTGTCCGTAAGACTTTTAAAAACTACGTGGACCACGTTGCTTTCGTAAAGACTGAGGGCGAAGTCAAATATGTCTGCCTGAAGAAAAGATTCCGCGGTTCAGAGAGGCTCGATCCGGAGGACCTCCTTCCCCGTTATCCGCACGCTTCAGACGgcaggagtgacgcggcag AGGGATCTTCGTTCAACATGCCGGGGCCTGTGCAAACCGGTACTACAGGACCAGTTCCCACAGGTGGTGTGGGACTCAAACCCGGAGACAGGCTGGTGGAGGCCGAGGCGCTCTCCCCAGAAGTCCTGGAAGAAGGAGAACACGGTAACGTGGTGGCCAGGAGCAGAGCTCCCTCCAGACAGCTGGagtctgatgatgatgaggaggaggaggatggcgaTGAAGGGCAGTCGGACACATGTAGCCTCTCTGGGAGCGAAGGACTCTGCAGCCCCAAAGGCAGCCGTAAACACTTCATGGAGGCCATGATGAACAGGTCCCCCCAGCCGAGGAGGAGCACGGTGACCAAAGGCTCGGTGTACTTGTCATCCAGGACCGACAGCGACTCGGCCTCCCTGGTCTCCTCCTGCCCGGACGACAGGACCCCGGTGGCTCTGGACCCGCTGGAACACGAGTGGATGATGTGTGCCTTGGACGGGGAGTGGGGCAGCATGCACCCCCTCCTCACCACGGAGCCCAGTCTGATCCTGAGGAAGGACTTCGTCACCGGGTTCACCTGCTTGCACTGGGCGGCCAAGCGAGGCAACCCCGAGCTGATGGCGCTGATCTTCAATTTTGCCAAACAGAACGACACCCCCGTCAGCGTGGACGCTCGGTCCAACGCCGGTTACACGCCTCTGCACGTCGCTGCCATGCACAACCACATGGAGGTGGTGAAGCTCCTGGTGGGGGCCTACAGCGCAGACGTGGAGGTCAGAGACTACAGCGGGAGGAAGGCCTGCCAGTATCTCACTGACAGTGTGAGCGTGGATATCCAGGACATAATCGGAGCATACGAGCGCTCTGACCCGGAGGACGCGTGCCGCGGGGCCGGAGGCCGTTGGAGGTTCTCCAAGGCTCTCCAGTCCAACCTGAGGCCCCTCCGACTCCTCAACCCCAACGACGAAGGTGACTCTGTGGACGGGGAGGCCCGACCCTCACAGAAGGTCCTCAGGAGGAAGTCCTCCCTCAGCAGGATGAAGCCCGAACTGCACAGGCTGCGCTTGAGGACATCGCAGATTGTCCACAGGATGTCGTTCCGTGAGCCAGAGGAGTCGGGGGGCTCTGGGAAAGGTTCCCTTAAGTCCAGACCCAAGACCCACTTCTTTGGGTGA
- the LOC144389454 gene encoding uncharacterized protein LOC144389454 isoform X2, producing MESSLRLAVLLLLVTAAVTAEDLNHEAAGQRAKRWSGLSVFDSLRGKEGSTQPAPTKAPAGGDGVGFNLEDALQPGCQGGLLEKLNAVIENQNQQLRLLKQLTPSSRFYDRRTR from the exons ATGGAGTCTAGTCTGAGGTTGgccgtccttctcctcctggtgactgcagcagtgacagCGGAAG ACCTCAACCATGAAGCTGCTGGTCAGCGGGCAAAGCGCTGGAGTG GACTGAGCGTGTTTGATTCTCTCCGGGGAAAAG AAGGCTCCACCCAGCCTGCACCCACCAAGGCCCCGGCTGGAGGAG ACGGCGTAGGGTTCAACCTGGAGGATGCTCTCCAACCAGG CTGCCAGGGAGGTTTGTTGGAGAAACTGAACGCCGTCATTGAGAATCAGAACCAGCAGCTGCGTCTGCTCAAGCAGCTGACTCCATCTTCTCGCTTCTATGACCGGCGCACGCGTTAA
- the LOC144389454 gene encoding uncharacterized protein LOC144389454 isoform X1 gives MESSLRLAVLLLLVTAAVTAEDLNHEAAGQRAKRWSGLSVFDSLRGKEGSTQPAPTKAPAGGDGVGFNLEDALQPAQKPLTDPSGESCQGGLLEKLNAVIENQNQQLRLLKQLTPSSRFYDRRTR, from the exons ATGGAGTCTAGTCTGAGGTTGgccgtccttctcctcctggtgactgcagcagtgacagCGGAAG ACCTCAACCATGAAGCTGCTGGTCAGCGGGCAAAGCGCTGGAGTG GACTGAGCGTGTTTGATTCTCTCCGGGGAAAAG AAGGCTCCACCCAGCCTGCACCCACCAAGGCCCCGGCTGGAGGAG ACGGCGTAGGGTTCAACCTGGAGGATGCTCTCCAACCAG CTCAGAAACCCCTCACTGATCCCAGCGGAGAAA GCTGCCAGGGAGGTTTGTTGGAGAAACTGAACGCCGTCATTGAGAATCAGAACCAGCAGCTGCGTCTGCTCAAGCAGCTGACTCCATCTTCTCGCTTCTATGACCGGCGCACGCGTTAA